The Spirosoma foliorum genome has a window encoding:
- a CDS encoding tyrosine-type recombinase/integrase: protein MPLSELAIKALKPKEKLYRITDSGGLILEVSPAGSKLWRWRYYYNGKPQMLALGRYPDTSLAEARLKRDQARKQQQAGKHPTREKKAEKLRRITEGENTFERVARQWLAIKEKGLAEKYRKQCLIRLEKHVFPLIGALPITEITIPDVVRVLEKTGQGGTIETAKRIKQLTSQIFRYGAQRGICLHNPAADLRDILPTVKEKHHACIHPNELPDLMKAIQAYGIENNNLTGAAMKFLALTFVRTGELIGARWVEIDWENQEWHIPAERMKMKRPHIVPLSVQALSLLKSLQQLTGHRDHVFHSGASKSKHISNGAILMALRRMNYQNQMTGHGFRTLASTILNEKGYQPDVIERQLAHEDSDKVRAAYNRAEYLAERKKMMQDYADLLDKATKEKSLKKIVGYN, encoded by the coding sequence ATGCCGCTCTCTGAACTTGCCATCAAGGCTCTTAAGCCTAAGGAAAAGCTCTATCGTATTACCGATAGTGGTGGATTGATTCTGGAAGTATCGCCAGCAGGCAGCAAACTTTGGCGTTGGCGCTATTATTACAATGGCAAACCCCAAATGCTGGCTTTAGGCCGTTATCCTGATACCTCGCTGGCTGAAGCCAGACTGAAGCGTGATCAGGCTCGTAAGCAGCAACAGGCAGGTAAACACCCAACTCGCGAGAAGAAAGCCGAAAAACTACGCCGGATAACTGAGGGTGAAAATACCTTTGAGCGAGTGGCGAGGCAATGGCTGGCTATTAAGGAAAAAGGACTTGCTGAAAAATACCGCAAACAATGTCTGATTCGCCTGGAAAAGCATGTCTTTCCACTGATTGGTGCACTCCCCATAACCGAAATTACCATTCCTGATGTCGTGCGAGTATTGGAGAAAACCGGGCAGGGCGGAACTATTGAAACAGCCAAACGCATAAAACAACTGACAAGCCAGATTTTTCGCTACGGCGCTCAACGCGGCATATGCCTTCATAATCCAGCCGCAGACCTTCGGGATATCCTTCCCACAGTGAAAGAGAAGCATCACGCCTGTATCCACCCAAATGAGTTGCCCGATCTGATGAAGGCCATACAGGCTTACGGGATTGAAAATAACAATTTGACCGGAGCTGCCATGAAATTCCTGGCGCTAACGTTCGTTCGCACTGGTGAACTTATTGGTGCAAGATGGGTAGAGATCGATTGGGAAAATCAGGAATGGCACATACCAGCGGAACGCATGAAGATGAAACGACCGCATATTGTGCCGTTATCAGTGCAAGCCCTATCTCTTTTAAAAAGCCTGCAACAGCTTACCGGGCATCGAGACCATGTGTTCCATAGTGGTGCCAGCAAAAGCAAACATATCAGCAATGGGGCTATCCTGATGGCTTTACGGCGGATGAACTATCAAAACCAGATGACAGGACATGGCTTTCGGACGCTGGCTAGTACGATTTTGAATGAAAAGGGCTATCAGCCAGATGTTATTGAGCGCCAATTAGCGCATGAAGACAGTGATAAAGTTCGCGCAGCTTATAATCGCGCTGAATACTTGGCCGAACGCAAGAAAATGATGCAAGACTATGCTGATCTATTGGATAAAGCCACTAAAGAAAAAAGCCTCAAAAAGATAGTCGGGTATAATTAA
- a CDS encoding radical SAM/SPASM domain-containing protein yields MITLIPIKSPHLLVRAIDNEHFYAVNCAYPNSLRILNRAQYEIIAAIDNRTNTSALCNKLSIQTDVLDKFLGVLSQTEIIRFDDHFSKPQKPASPKSLNFWIHTTNRCNLSCGYCYISTLNTSSGMQDATQRQLLHKLVGTVSKRKLNSVKLRLAGGEPLTQFKAWRTFIPVARRTLKELGCALDVAFITNLTILTDEIIEFSKAYNISYGVSLDGVKIHHDATRSFKSGAGSFKLVDSNLRKLLAHNIPVSTSTVVSNANLEGLTDLTRYLIDLDVPFRYSIVKGEAIDAELLERHLSESYVVMSDAIQTGWQFSNRHQFCDLKPNELGFQTCASGFSGGAIYVDGSVNYCHVHFGDASKLSHSIFDDSMDLVDMIEQGSHYEGMKSQDCQSCRYKSVCTSGCPVYRVNGKDPQCSLYYKFIPLIYELQARERLKLLQDYKMI; encoded by the coding sequence ATGATAACATTGATACCGATCAAATCGCCCCACCTGCTGGTAAGAGCTATTGACAATGAGCATTTTTATGCAGTCAACTGTGCCTATCCGAATTCACTACGTATTCTCAATAGAGCACAGTACGAGATTATTGCAGCTATCGACAACAGAACCAATACGTCAGCACTTTGCAACAAACTTTCTATTCAAACCGACGTTTTAGATAAATTTTTAGGTGTTCTTTCTCAAACCGAGATCATCCGATTTGACGATCACTTCAGCAAACCGCAGAAACCAGCTAGTCCGAAATCCTTGAATTTCTGGATTCACACCACTAACCGCTGTAACCTCAGCTGTGGCTACTGCTACATCTCAACCCTGAATACCAGCAGTGGCATGCAGGATGCTACACAACGGCAATTGCTGCATAAGCTGGTTGGAACTGTTAGCAAGCGAAAGCTGAATAGCGTTAAGCTTAGGCTGGCCGGAGGGGAACCTTTAACACAGTTCAAAGCGTGGCGAACGTTTATCCCAGTCGCGCGAAGAACCTTAAAAGAATTGGGATGCGCTCTGGATGTCGCTTTCATTACCAATCTAACAATTTTAACGGACGAGATTATTGAGTTCTCCAAAGCATATAATATTAGTTACGGTGTGTCGCTCGACGGAGTGAAAATTCATCATGACGCAACCAGGTCATTCAAATCGGGGGCAGGGAGCTTTAAGCTGGTTGATAGTAACCTACGCAAACTCTTAGCCCATAATATACCAGTATCGACCAGTACGGTTGTCAGTAATGCTAATCTGGAAGGCTTAACAGACTTAACGCGATACTTGATTGATCTTGATGTCCCGTTTCGTTATTCCATTGTTAAAGGCGAGGCCATCGACGCTGAATTGCTGGAAAGACACTTATCGGAATCCTATGTGGTCATGAGCGATGCCATTCAAACCGGCTGGCAATTTTCAAATCGGCATCAATTCTGTGATCTAAAACCCAATGAATTAGGTTTTCAGACCTGTGCGTCAGGGTTTTCGGGTGGTGCAATTTATGTAGATGGCTCGGTCAATTACTGCCATGTGCACTTTGGCGATGCAAGCAAGCTCTCACATAGCATCTTCGATGACAGTATGGATTTGGTTGATATGATCGAGCAGGGCAGCCACTATGAAGGCATGAAGTCGCAAGACTGCCAATCATGCCGTTATAAATCCGTCTGTACCAGCGGCTGTCCTGTGTACCGGGTGAATGGTAAAGACCCTCAATGTAGTTTGTATTACAAGTTTATCCCCCTGATTTACGAACTCCAGGCAAGGGAGCGATTGAAATTACTGCAAGATTATAAGATGATATAA